In Mercenaria mercenaria strain notata chromosome 15, MADL_Memer_1, whole genome shotgun sequence, a single genomic region encodes these proteins:
- the LOC123562668 gene encoding uncharacterized protein LOC123562668 translates to MRTFIILSLLVGTALAVGKGGYGYGGGYGGGFGGGGGSSGGGVVIVTGGGGGAGGGIGGGIGGGVGGGSIGGGGVGGGTGGGVVLVTGGGVGGGNIGGGYGGGYGGGYGGGMGGGKYGGGMGGGYGGGFGGGYGGGYTGMGGGQGGGSGGVVISLSSGGAGGTGGGYGGGYGGGYGSGYGRMGGMRRGGAYGGGYGGGYGGGYGGMGGMAGGGAYTGGYGGGYGIGGGGSMGVSTGRGVIIVGGGIGGGAGGAGAGKYGGGSAGGFGGGYGGGYGGMGGTGGGPVVSIVSGSGSGAGFGGGIGGGVGGGSVGGGVAGGIGGGIGGGFGGGAGGGVSLMKSY, encoded by the exons ATGAGGACATTTATAATACTATCACTTCTCGTCGGGACTGCTTTGGCAGTCGGTAAAG GGGGTTACGGTTACGGAGGAGGATATGGAGGAGGATTTGGAGGTGGTGGTGGGAGCTCAGGCGGAGGTGTAGTAATTGTGactggtggtggtggaggagctGGCGGCGGTATTGGTGGTGGAATAGGTGGAGGTGTCGGTGGTGGAAGCATCGGTGGTGGGGGTGTTGGTGGTGGTACCGGCGGCGGAGTTGTTTTGGTTACAGGAGGCGGTGTTGGTGGAGGAAATATAGGAGGTGGTTACGGTGGAGGGTACGGAGGCGGATACGGAGGTGGAATGGGTGGCGGAAAATATGGTGGCGGAATGGGAGGCGGATACGGTGGCGGTTTTGGTGGTGGCTACGGGGGTGGATACACTGGAATGGGAGGCGGACAAGGTGGTGGCAGCGGCGGTGTAGTGATAAGTCTGTCATCCGGTGGAGCCGGTG GCACTGGTGGCGGATATGGAGGTGGTTACGGTGGTGGATATGGGAGTGGGTATGGAAGAATGGGTGGCATGAGAAGAGGTGGAGCTTATGGAGGCGGATACGGTGGTGGTTATGGGGGAGGTTACGGCGGAATGGGTGGAATGGCTGGAGGCGGAGCTTACACTGGCGGATACGGCG GTGGATATGGCATAGGTGGTGGTGGTAGTATGGGAGTCAGTACTGGACGCGGAGTTATTATTGTTGGAGGCGGAATTGGAGGTGGAGCCGGTGGAGCCG GAGCTGGAAAATATGGAGGCGGATCTGCAGGAGGATTTGGAGGAGGCTATGGTGGTGGATATGGGGGAATGGGAGGCACAGGAGGTGGCCCTGTAGTCAGTATTGTTAGTGGGAGCGGATCTGGAGCTGGCTTTGGTGGTGGAATAGGTGGAGGAGTAGGCGGGGGAAGCGTTGGAGGCGGAGTCGCTGGCGGTATCGGGGGCGGAATTGGCGGTGGCTTTGGAGGAGGTGCAGGTGGTGGCGTTTCTCTGATGAAAT CTTACTAA
- the LOC123562680 gene encoding uncharacterized protein LOC123562680 has product MKSVILLALFGAVMAIGKGGYRYGGGSGGGFGGGYGGGYGGGAGGGTGGGVVIVSGSGSGAGIGGGYGGGYGGGYGGGYGGGMGGGKYGGGIGGGVGGGYGAGYGGGYGGGMGGGTGGGIVIVSGGGSGGGMGGGVGGGVGGGVRGGIGGGYGGGYGGGYGGGMGGKYGGAIGGGYGGGYGGGMGGGIGGGVGGGIGGGTGGGIGGGIGGGIGGGYGGGYGGGYGGGMGGKYGGGIGGGYGGGYGGGMGGGIGGGVGGGIGGGIGGGIGGGYGGGYGGGYGGGMGGGMGGASGGGIIKIITGGGMGGGYGGGIGGGVGGGVGGGVGGGIGGGVGGGVGGGVGGGVGGGVGGGIGGGYGGGYGGGMGGGVALTKSY; this is encoded by the exons ATGAAGTCAGTTATTCTGTTGGCACTCTTTGGCGCCGTAATGGCCATCGGTAAAG gcGGTTATCGATATGGTGGCGGTTCCGGTGGTGGCTTCGGCGGTGGATACGGAGGTGGATACGGAGGCGGCGCTGGCGGTGGAACCGGTGGAGGAGTTGTTATCGTTTCTGGCAGCGGAAGTGGCGCCGGTATTGGTGGAGGATACGGAGGCGGCTACGGTGGCGGATATGGTGGCGGATACGGAGGCGGTATGGGAGGTGGAAAATACGGCGGCGGTATTGGGGGCGGAGTTGGCGGTGGATATGGTGCCGGTTACGGAGGTGGATACGGAGGCGGTATGGGTGGTGGCACCGGAGGTGGAATTGTCATCGTATCTGGTGGCGGAAGTGGCGGTGGTATGGGAGGCGGAGTAGGAGGCGGAGTTGGGGGCGGAGTAAGAGGCGGAATTGGTGGAGGCTACGGCGGCGGCTATGGTGGTGGTTATGGCGGAGGTATGGGTGGTAAATACGGAGGCGCAATAGGAGGTGGATACGGTGGTGGATACGGAGGTGGTATGGGAGGCGGTATTGGCGGCGGTGTCGGAGGCGGTATCGGCGGCGGTACCGGAGGCGGTATCGGCGGCGGTATAGGAGGCGGAATTGGTGGAGGCTACGGCGGCGGCTATGGTGGCGGTTATGGCGGAGGTATGGGTGGTAAATACGGAGGCGGAATAGGTGGTGGATACGGTGGTGGATACGGAGGTGGTATGGGAGGCGGTATCGGCGGCGGTGTCGGAGGCGGTATCGGAGGCGGTATCGGCGGCGGTATAGGAGGAGGATATGGCGGCGGATACGGTG GAGGTTACGGAGGCGGTATGGGAGGAGGTATGGGCGGAGCAAGTGGAGGTGGtattatcaaaattatcactGGTGGTGGCATGGGAGGCGGATACGGAGGTGGCATAG GAGGCGGTGTTGGAGGTGGTGTTGGTGGCGGTGTTGGAGGTGGTATAGGCGGTGGTGTTGGAGGTGGTGTAGGCGGCGGTGTTGGAGGTGGTGTAGGTGGCGGTGTTGGAGGTGGTATTGGTGGCGGCTACGGTGGCGGATATGGCGGCGGAATGGGAGGTGGTGTTGCCCTTACAAAAT CATACTGA